CATTCCTGGGTTTACCGGGACAGCCAGCACCATTGCGGGGTTGGGCGACCCAACCGTGCCGGGCCTGTGGATGGAAACACCGTTGGTAACCACTGATCAGATGGCAGTCGTGCGCAGTGCTAAGGGCACGCAGGTTACCCTGACACTGCGGCCAATCCCAGGCGAGGCAAGTGCGGGAAGCCGGTTGTCCATTGACGCCATGCGGGCCCTGGGGGCCCCACTGACTGAATTGGTTGAGCTAAAGGTCTCGGCAGCGTCCTAGTGCTGGGCGCTACCGAGAGAGATTTGTCAGGCCAGATACTTGGCCGCTTCTTTGCGGGCGAAGTTTTTCAAGTGCTCGCCATGCTCTGCCAAAAACACCTGCACCCGCTGTGCATCGTGTTTGGAGAGATCGCGCAGCCACCAGGCGACGGATTTCTGGATGAACCATTTCTGGTCCAGCGCATAGGTGGCAACCCAGCCCAGAATGCGCTCGCGGCAAGCTAGTTCTTCGGGTTTTGGGTTGTTCTGTTTGGTCCAAGGCAGGGTGGCGACCAAAGCTGCACGCCGTGTCCACAGGTTTTCGGATGTGGTCCAGGTTTCAACCGTGTCGAGCCGGGACGGATCAGCGATCAGGCGCTTTTGGATCGCGGCGCAGGCATGATCGGCCATTGCCCAGCTGTCAAAATCGGGCACCCAGCTTTGCAGGACGTCCCAAACCGCATCATCAGGGCGGATGCGCGCCTGTGTCAGCAGCTTGGTGGCCGCCAACCGTGCCTCGAATATGTCGGTCTGCCAGAGGCCATCAGCCACCTCGACGCGTTCGTCCACTGTCATCTCCTGACGCCATTCCTTGGTCAGGTCGTTGACCTGCGGATTGGTCAGGCCCAAGTATTCACGCTTGATCTTGTGGTAGCTGGACATGCCTGCCGCACGTTCGGCATTGGCCAGGGCGCGCAATTGTCCAAGGAATAGGAAATGTGTGTCGCTCATTCTACTGTCACCGATTTGGCCAGATTACGGGGTTGGTCCACATCAGTACCTTTGGCAACCGCTGTGTGATAGGCCAATAGTTGCGCAGGGATCGCATAAAGAATCGGTGCCAAGGCATTTGGGACTTGCGGCATGGTTATGACCTCGGACGTCCCTTCGCCAGATATTCTGGCGCCTTCTGCATCCGTTATCAGCACCACTCGACCGCCTCGTGCCATGACTTCTTGCATGTTGGAAATGGTCTTTTCAAAAAGCACGTCACGCGGCGCCAATACTACAACCGGTACGGTGTCTTCGATCAGCGCAATTGGTCCATGTTTTAACTCGCCGCTCGCGTATCCCTCGGCATGAATATAGCTGAGCTCTTTTAGTTTCAGAGCGCCCTCAAGAGCTAGGGGGTAAAGATGGCCACGACCCAGGAAGATGATGTCCCTGGCAGTCGCAAGTTCCCGGGACGTCGCAGTGATTTCATCTTCGAGCATCAATGTCTGATGGATCAGCCCAGGTATCGCACGCAGGTCGCTGGGCAAGCCTTCTGGCAATGCAATCCCCCGTTGCTGGGCAGCCTGCAAGGCCATGATCAACAAGATTGTCAATTGGCAGGTGAAGGCCTTGGTTGAGGCAACCGAGATCTCGGGGCCGGCGTACAGCGGTAGCACAACGTCACTTTCGCGTGCGATCGAGCTTTCAGAGACATTGACCAAACCTACAATTTGATCTGCTTTGCCGGTCATGTATCGCAGCGCGGCCAAGGTGTCGGCAGTTTCACCGGATTGGCTGGCAAACAGGGCGAGCGTGCGATCGGATACTGGCGGTTCACGGTAGCGGAATTCAGAGGCTACATCGACTTCGACAGGCATCTTGGCGATCTGCTCAAACCAGTATTTGCCGACCATGCAGGCGTAGTAGCCCGTACCGCAAGCGACCATGGTCAGGCGGTCGATCTTGGTAAAGTCCAGCTCATCCGGCAGCGTGATGTCATCTGTCTCGGACAGATAGGCATGCAGGGTTCGATCAATGGCCATCGGTTGTTCTGCAATTTCTTTAGC
This portion of the Parasedimentitalea marina genome encodes:
- a CDS encoding DNA alkylation repair protein, translating into MSDTHFLFLGQLRALANAERAAGMSSYHKIKREYLGLTNPQVNDLTKEWRQEMTVDERVEVADGLWQTDIFEARLAATKLLTQARIRPDDAVWDVLQSWVPDFDSWAMADHACAAIQKRLIADPSRLDTVETWTTSENLWTRRAALVATLPWTKQNNPKPEELACRERILGWVATYALDQKWFIQKSVAWWLRDLSKHDAQRVQVFLAEHGEHLKNFARKEAAKYLA
- the glmS gene encoding glutamine--fructose-6-phosphate transaminase (isomerizing); this translates as MCGIVGILGTHEVAPILVEALKRLEYRGYDSAGIATINNKVLDRRRAVGKLVNLSDLLVHEPLAGKSGIGHTRWATHGAPSVSNAHPHLAGSVSVVHNGIIENFKELREELAVQGMSFDTETDTETVALLCQHYKAAGHTSAEAARKTVERLDGAFALAFLFDGEDNLMIAARKGSPLAIGHGDGEMYVGSDAFALAPLTDQITYLEEGDFAVLTRTSLQIWDINGNQTNREKRRIQLDSTRVDKDGHKHFMAKEIAEQPMAIDRTLHAYLSETDDITLPDELDFTKIDRLTMVACGTGYYACMVGKYWFEQIAKMPVEVDVASEFRYREPPVSDRTLALFASQSGETADTLAALRYMTGKADQIVGLVNVSESSIARESDVVLPLYAGPEISVASTKAFTCQLTILLIMALQAAQQRGIALPEGLPSDLRAIPGLIHQTLMLEDEITATSRELATARDIIFLGRGHLYPLALEGALKLKELSYIHAEGYASGELKHGPIALIEDTVPVVVLAPRDVLFEKTISNMQEVMARGGRVVLITDAEGARISGEGTSEVITMPQVPNALAPILYAIPAQLLAYHTAVAKGTDVDQPRNLAKSVTVE